One region of Miscanthus floridulus cultivar M001 chromosome 19, ASM1932011v1, whole genome shotgun sequence genomic DNA includes:
- the LOC136527530 gene encoding mitogen-activated protein kinase kinase SIPKK-like isoform X2: MATPWKPIKLTLPSHETTIGKFLTHSGTFKDGDLHVNKDGLRIVSQSEGGEAPPIEPLDSHLSLDDLDVIKVIGKGSSGNVQLVRHKFTGQFFALKVIQLNIDEKIRKQIAKELKINLSTQCQYVVVFYQCFYFNGVISIVLEYMDVGSLADFLKTVKTIPEAYLAAICKQILKGLIYLHNEKRIIHRDLKPSNILINHRGEVKISDFGVSAIISSSSGQRDTFIGTRNYMAPERIDGKKHGSLSDIWSLGLVILECATGNFPFPPCESFYELLVAVVDQPPPSAPSDQFSPEFCAFISACLQKDANDRSSAQALLDHPFLSMYDDLHVDLASYFTTAGSPLATFNSRQL; this comes from the exons ATGGCGACGCCATGGAAGCCAATCAAGCTCACGCTGCCGTCCCACGAGACAACCATCGGCAAATTCTT GACGCACAGCGGGACGTTCAAGGACGGGGATCTGCACGTCAACAAGGACGGCCTCCGCATCGTCTCGCAGAGTGAGGGAGGCGAG GCTCCTCCTATAGAGCCACTGGATAGTCACCTGAGCTTAGATGATCTAGATGTTATAAAAGTGATTGGGAAAGGTAGCAGCGGAAATGTGCAATTGGTCCGCCACAAATTTACTGGCCAGTTTTTTGCTCTGAAG GTTATTCAACTAAATATTGATGAGAAAATACGCAAACAGATCGCCAAGGAGTTGAAAATAAACTTATCAACGCAGTGCCAATATGTTGTTGTGTTCTATCAGTGTTTCTATTTTAATGGCGTCATTTCTATTGTTTTGGAATACATGGATGTTGGCTCCCTTGCAGATTTCCTGAAGACTGTTAAAACGATTCCAGAGGCCTACCTTGCTGCTATCTGTAAGCAG ATACTAAAAGGACTGATATACTTGCATAACGAGAAGCGCATTATACACCGAGATCTGAAACCATCAAATATATTGATAAATCATAGGGGTGAAGTAAAAATATCTGACTTTGGTGTAAGTGCCATTATTTCTAGCTCCTCTGGACAACGAGATACATTTATTGGCACACGCAACTACATGGCG CCAGAAAGAATCGATGGAAAGAAACATGGTTCTTTGAGTGATATCTGGAGTTTGGGACTAGTGATACTGGAATGTGCAACCGGCAACTTTCCATTTCCTCCTTGTGAAAGCTTTTATGAACTTCTCGTAGCTGTTGTTGATCAACCACCACCATCTGCACCATCGGATCAGTTTTCGCCAGAATTCTGTGCGTTCATTTCTGCATG TCTCCAGAAGGATGCTAATGATAGGTCATCAGCACAAGCCTTATTG GACCATCCATTCCTGAGCATGTATGATGACCTGCATGTAGATCTTGCTTCGTACTTCACTACCGCAGGATCTCCCCTTGCCACCTTCAA TTCCAGGCAACTCTAA
- the LOC136527530 gene encoding mitogen-activated protein kinase kinase SIPKK-like isoform X1, producing the protein MATPWKPIKLTLPSHETTIGKFLTHSGTFKDGDLHVNKDGLRIVSQSEGGEAPPIEPLDSHLSLDDLDVIKVIGKGSSGNVQLVRHKFTGQFFALKVIQLNIDEKIRKQIAKELKINLSTQCQYVVVFYQCFYFNGVISIVLEYMDVGSLADFLKTVKTIPEAYLAAICKQILKGLIYLHNEKRIIHRDLKPSNILINHRGEVKISDFGVSAIISSSSGQRDTFIGTRNYMAPERIDGKKHGSLSDIWSLGLVILECATGNFPFPPCESFYELLVAVVDQPPPSAPSDQFSPEFCAFISACLQKDANDRSSAQALLDHPFLSMYDDLHVDLASYFTTAGSPLATFNKGCGD; encoded by the exons ATGGCGACGCCATGGAAGCCAATCAAGCTCACGCTGCCGTCCCACGAGACAACCATCGGCAAATTCTT GACGCACAGCGGGACGTTCAAGGACGGGGATCTGCACGTCAACAAGGACGGCCTCCGCATCGTCTCGCAGAGTGAGGGAGGCGAG GCTCCTCCTATAGAGCCACTGGATAGTCACCTGAGCTTAGATGATCTAGATGTTATAAAAGTGATTGGGAAAGGTAGCAGCGGAAATGTGCAATTGGTCCGCCACAAATTTACTGGCCAGTTTTTTGCTCTGAAG GTTATTCAACTAAATATTGATGAGAAAATACGCAAACAGATCGCCAAGGAGTTGAAAATAAACTTATCAACGCAGTGCCAATATGTTGTTGTGTTCTATCAGTGTTTCTATTTTAATGGCGTCATTTCTATTGTTTTGGAATACATGGATGTTGGCTCCCTTGCAGATTTCCTGAAGACTGTTAAAACGATTCCAGAGGCCTACCTTGCTGCTATCTGTAAGCAG ATACTAAAAGGACTGATATACTTGCATAACGAGAAGCGCATTATACACCGAGATCTGAAACCATCAAATATATTGATAAATCATAGGGGTGAAGTAAAAATATCTGACTTTGGTGTAAGTGCCATTATTTCTAGCTCCTCTGGACAACGAGATACATTTATTGGCACACGCAACTACATGGCG CCAGAAAGAATCGATGGAAAGAAACATGGTTCTTTGAGTGATATCTGGAGTTTGGGACTAGTGATACTGGAATGTGCAACCGGCAACTTTCCATTTCCTCCTTGTGAAAGCTTTTATGAACTTCTCGTAGCTGTTGTTGATCAACCACCACCATCTGCACCATCGGATCAGTTTTCGCCAGAATTCTGTGCGTTCATTTCTGCATG TCTCCAGAAGGATGCTAATGATAGGTCATCAGCACAAGCCTTATTG GACCATCCATTCCTGAGCATGTATGATGACCTGCATGTAGATCTTGCTTCGTACTTCACTACCGCAGGATCTCCCCTTGCCACCTTCAA CAAAGGGTGTGGCGACTGA